The following proteins are encoded in a genomic region of Catellatospora sp. TT07R-123:
- a CDS encoding protealysin inhibitor emfourin, whose amino-acid sequence MDLGPVAGARATRGTRRHISLFAVTAVAAVLAFGAGCAGAAEPGTGNTPESTTQSPDGRVAGVTVTVEKTGGIAGVNERVSVERDGSWVKVGNSGKQASGTLTADQLSQLQTLTADPELAKEAARSPQPSNCRDAFNYKVTVDRAGQQTVSAYTDCPSDKDLPAATQKVALLVTQAAGN is encoded by the coding sequence ATGGACCTTGGACCCGTAGCAGGGGCCCGCGCGACCCGCGGCACCCGGCGCCACATTTCCCTGTTCGCCGTCACGGCCGTGGCCGCAGTGCTCGCCTTCGGCGCGGGCTGCGCCGGGGCCGCCGAGCCCGGCACCGGCAACACCCCCGAGAGCACCACGCAATCGCCGGACGGCCGCGTCGCGGGCGTCACGGTCACCGTAGAGAAGACCGGCGGCATCGCGGGCGTGAACGAGCGCGTCAGCGTCGAGCGTGACGGCAGCTGGGTGAAGGTCGGGAACTCAGGCAAGCAGGCCTCCGGCACCCTCACCGCCGACCAGCTGAGCCAGCTCCAGACGCTGACCGCCGACCCGGAGCTGGCCAAGGAGGCGGCCCGCAGCCCGCAGCCGTCGAACTGCCGGGACGCGTTCAACTACAAGGTGACCGTGGACCGGGCCGGGCAGCAGACGGTCTCGGCCTACACCGACTGCCCCAGTGACAAAGATCTTCCAGCGGCGACCCAGAAGGTCGCGCTGCTGGTCACCCAGGCTGCCGGGAACTGA
- a CDS encoding ATP-dependent DNA helicase RecQ: MMIFFRSLRLRRAARSYFGWDRLRPAQLDAMRALLRGRDTVVVLPTGGGKSAVYQVTASLLKGPTVVISPLLALQHDQIGNLNDRGNPLLRAVRVSSAETPARQAAALQEVREGKARFLFITPEQLSSPERLAEVRALKPKLVAVDEAHCISSWGYDFRPDYLALGHIIRGLGRPPVVALTATASPPVCEDIIDRLGMRKPVMVRTGLDRPNLFLEATHCPDEDYRWRRLLQLLEASKPPGIVYVPTRAAAEDLAERLTAAGHEAHAYHGGMATGVRTRRHQDFLADQISIMVATSAFGMGIDKPNIRWVAHYALPDSPDSYLQEIGRAGRDGEPAHALLLHRAEDVALQRFFTGGAPDLAELRTVAAALHSGPVKNRTTLGKTTGIGPRKLTSYLTMLEQVGAAAISVKGEISVPRYAPLPDLAARTALADHERHQAGQRSRIDLMRRFAEQRGCRMQALLAYFGEQLNEPCGHCDSCHGGTSEVISADVPFPPHSKVRHADWGAGTVLGYEKDRMTVLFDEVGYKTLSVPVVQSQRLLVMEPA; this comes from the coding sequence ATGATGATTTTCTTCCGCTCCCTGCGGCTGCGCCGCGCGGCCCGGTCCTACTTCGGGTGGGACCGGCTGCGCCCGGCGCAGCTGGACGCCATGCGTGCCCTGCTGCGCGGCCGTGACACGGTCGTCGTGCTGCCCACCGGCGGCGGCAAGTCGGCCGTCTACCAGGTCACCGCCTCCCTCCTCAAGGGACCGACGGTGGTGATCTCGCCGCTGCTGGCCCTCCAGCACGACCAGATCGGCAACCTCAACGACCGGGGCAACCCGCTGCTGCGGGCGGTGCGGGTCAGCTCGGCCGAGACCCCGGCCCGGCAGGCCGCGGCGCTGCAGGAGGTGCGCGAGGGGAAGGCCCGGTTCCTGTTCATCACGCCCGAGCAGCTGAGCTCGCCGGAGCGGCTGGCCGAGGTGCGGGCGCTCAAGCCGAAGCTGGTCGCGGTCGACGAGGCGCACTGCATCTCGTCGTGGGGCTACGACTTCCGCCCCGACTACCTGGCGCTGGGGCACATCATCCGGGGCCTGGGCCGCCCGCCGGTGGTGGCGCTGACCGCCACCGCCTCCCCGCCGGTGTGCGAGGACATCATCGACCGCCTCGGCATGCGCAAGCCGGTCATGGTGCGCACCGGGCTGGACCGGCCGAACCTGTTCCTGGAGGCCACCCACTGCCCCGACGAGGACTACCGCTGGCGGCGCCTGCTGCAACTGCTGGAGGCGAGCAAACCGCCCGGCATCGTGTACGTGCCGACCCGCGCCGCCGCCGAGGACCTGGCCGAGCGGCTGACCGCGGCCGGGCACGAGGCGCACGCGTACCACGGGGGCATGGCGACCGGGGTGCGCACCCGCCGCCACCAGGACTTCCTCGCCGACCAGATCTCGATCATGGTGGCGACCTCGGCCTTCGGCATGGGCATCGACAAGCCCAACATCCGCTGGGTGGCCCACTACGCGCTGCCGGACTCCCCCGACAGTTACCTCCAGGAGATCGGCCGGGCCGGGCGCGACGGCGAGCCCGCGCACGCCCTGCTGCTGCACCGCGCCGAGGACGTGGCCCTCCAGCGGTTCTTCACCGGCGGCGCGCCCGACCTGGCCGAGCTGCGCACCGTCGCCGCGGCACTGCACAGCGGCCCGGTCAAGAACCGCACCACGCTGGGCAAGACCACCGGGATCGGCCCGCGCAAGCTGACCAGCTACCTGACCATGCTGGAGCAGGTCGGCGCGGCCGCGATCAGCGTCAAGGGCGAGATCAGCGTCCCGCGCTACGCGCCGCTGCCCGACCTCGCCGCCCGGACGGCCCTGGCTGATCACGAGCGCCACCAGGCCGGGCAGCGCTCGCGCATCGACCTGATGCGGCGCTTCGCCGAGCAGCGCGGCTGCCGGATGCAGGCGCTGCTGGCGTACTTCGGCGAGCAGCTGAACGAGCCGTGCGGGCACTGCGACAGCTGCCACGGCGGCACCTCCGAGGTGATCTCGGCCGACGTCCCGTTCCCGCCGCACAGCAAGGTGCGCCACGCCGACTGGGGCGCGGGCACGGTGCTCGGGTACGAGAAGGACCGGATGACGGTGCTGTTCGACGAGGTCGGGTACAAGACGCTGTCGGTGCCGGTGGTGCAGTCGCAGCGCCTGCTCGTGATGGAGCCCGCCTAG
- a CDS encoding family 43 glycosylhydrolase, with product MRKSKRTTLITTAAALLLLASQGAAYAAAPTPVYAPSSSIADPGVLRENGDFYVYSTGSAVRVSRGDEAAGPWTDEGAGLDLTPRPAWMADDGIWAPDVWRTSAGLVMYFSAVAKDFGGQRCIGVAVNTGTDPGATFQPTDHPLVCPGGRQGGDDRVPGRPIADAGVIDPSPFTDSDGKRFLLYKTQQTPSTLRMVRLTADGVSWFGSDSGELLQRDGIIENPVLVQRGSQFVLLASRYGYDNCSYATVWLRSTDRWHFGGATEHSLLTTAGSGICGPGGADVTESLDGGWRLLLHGWVCGTGTKPCTTSQIDGGADHRRSLYAAVLSWGADGATPTVGAFL from the coding sequence ATGCGGAAGTCCAAGCGGACCACACTGATCACGACGGCGGCCGCGCTGCTGCTCCTGGCATCTCAGGGGGCGGCGTACGCGGCCGCGCCGACCCCCGTGTACGCCCCGTCCAGCTCGATCGCCGACCCGGGAGTGCTGCGGGAGAACGGCGACTTCTACGTCTACTCGACCGGCTCGGCCGTCCGGGTGAGCCGGGGCGACGAGGCCGCCGGGCCGTGGACCGACGAGGGCGCGGGGCTGGATCTCACCCCCCGGCCCGCCTGGATGGCCGACGACGGCATCTGGGCGCCGGACGTCTGGCGCACCAGCGCCGGGCTGGTCATGTACTTCTCGGCCGTGGCGAAGGACTTCGGCGGCCAGCGGTGCATCGGGGTCGCGGTCAACACCGGCACCGACCCGGGCGCCACGTTCCAGCCCACCGACCACCCCCTGGTCTGCCCCGGCGGGCGCCAGGGCGGCGACGACCGGGTGCCGGGGCGCCCGATCGCCGACGCCGGGGTGATCGACCCGTCCCCCTTCACCGACAGCGACGGCAAGCGGTTCCTGCTCTACAAGACCCAGCAGACGCCGTCGACGCTGCGCATGGTGCGGCTGACCGCCGACGGGGTGTCCTGGTTCGGCAGCGACAGCGGCGAGCTGCTCCAGCGCGACGGCATCATCGAGAACCCGGTCCTGGTCCAGCGCGGCAGCCAGTTCGTGCTGCTCGCGTCCCGCTACGGCTACGACAACTGCAGCTACGCCACGGTATGGCTACGGTCCACCGACCGCTGGCACTTCGGCGGCGCGACCGAGCACAGCCTGCTGACCACCGCCGGCTCCGGCATCTGCGGGCCGGGCGGCGCCGACGTCACCGAGTCGCTGGACGGCGGCTGGCGCCTGCTCCTGCACGGCTGGGTCTGCGGCACCGGCACCAAGCCGTGCACGACCAGCCAGATCGACGGCGGCGCCGACCACCGCCGCTCGCTGTACGCCGCCGTCCTCAGCTGGGGCGCCGACGGTGCCACCCCGACCGTCGGCGCGTTCCTGTGA
- a CDS encoding endonuclease/exonuclease/phosphatase family protein, which translates to MRLRKSSLARAVAVAAAVVLAVGLAPAAPAAAANVTFRAGTLNILNELSQAAFAADLQLITSKADLVGLNEVAARKTYLQNWADANGWWFFAPDPTAASNEALLARKSMFDVLDKGKVFACDTNPGEVPPARYTTWAKYRHKASGRVVFHINLHANASIEEGGHPVDIPRTRCAEKQFQDVKDLATLKKDEGQVIVTGDLNVDFSADRAVGYAKFPWQVFEANQLPNLRSVYNLYGEKGTGTHGSRHIDYVYFWKRLEEYQVMWMTDYRIVTGTNSDHNGVVADFSISVA; encoded by the coding sequence GTGCGCCTGCGCAAGAGCAGCCTCGCCCGCGCCGTCGCGGTGGCCGCCGCCGTCGTCCTGGCGGTGGGCCTCGCCCCGGCCGCCCCCGCCGCGGCGGCCAACGTCACCTTCCGGGCCGGCACGCTGAACATCCTCAACGAGCTGAGCCAGGCCGCGTTCGCGGCCGACCTCCAGCTGATCACCTCGAAGGCCGACCTGGTCGGGCTCAACGAGGTCGCCGCGCGCAAGACGTACCTGCAGAACTGGGCCGACGCCAACGGCTGGTGGTTCTTCGCCCCCGACCCGACGGCCGCGTCCAACGAGGCGCTGCTGGCCCGCAAGAGCATGTTCGACGTGCTCGACAAGGGCAAGGTGTTCGCCTGCGACACCAACCCCGGCGAGGTGCCGCCCGCCCGGTACACCACCTGGGCCAAGTACCGGCACAAGGCCAGCGGGCGGGTCGTGTTCCACATCAACCTGCACGCCAACGCCAGCATCGAGGAGGGCGGGCACCCGGTCGACATCCCGCGGACGCGGTGCGCGGAGAAGCAGTTCCAGGACGTCAAGGACCTGGCCACGCTGAAGAAGGACGAGGGCCAGGTCATCGTCACCGGCGACCTCAACGTCGACTTCAGCGCCGACCGGGCCGTCGGCTACGCCAAGTTCCCGTGGCAGGTCTTCGAGGCCAACCAGCTGCCCAACCTGCGCTCGGTCTACAACCTCTACGGCGAGAAGGGCACCGGCACGCACGGCAGCCGGCACATCGACTACGTGTACTTCTGGAAGCGGCTGGAGGAGTACCAGGTGATGTGGATGACCGACTACCGGATCGTCACCGGCACCAACTCCGACCACAACGGCGTCGTCGCCGACTTCTCCATCAGCGTCGCCTGA